The proteins below are encoded in one region of Bacillus vallismortis:
- a CDS encoding LXG domain-containing protein: MKTLDVQAFHNGIDETLTALKHQTEEIKRVKESIKGITSLDDALKGKGGEAIRSFYEECHITFLLFYESFISDYKGILEKMKSALENLEPTENGLISQNFLEHELIDGISKAESLTAKLTDKANQTAQTVSHIANLPALDDTAVHENTKKAERQINETIEKLHTFDREQAAALTTAEQDLTTMKQYIDQLKQMYTGPKIEISTYQSGAIFEPQPTSVVNQATPEFQSKLQNPDKTPIGKMLKRFSEKDEKGKVDDVTKEELPFEIDWMYPIGSAGSAYGTATAVKDFGTSVKHVTKDGVSIKKTKKTLKNGQTIRGYKVENGKVINIKGKNYPDSWTNSQLKAGHTPEIARQTKVPSAVKGAMKSKLGWAGVAITTGEDLINNINDPNASVEKTVGDVGVDVGIGAVTLGVGAGVGALFVGTVGLPVVAAAGIGFIASIGVSELLGGFKWGKDKKSVTDMAKDTVESGLKTVAGWFK; the protein is encoded by the coding sequence TTGAAAACACTTGATGTTCAAGCATTCCATAACGGCATAGACGAAACATTGACTGCATTGAAACACCAAACAGAAGAAATTAAGAGAGTTAAAGAAAGCATTAAGGGTATCACGTCTCTCGATGATGCATTAAAAGGGAAAGGCGGTGAAGCCATTCGCTCTTTTTACGAAGAATGCCACATCACTTTTCTTCTTTTTTATGAATCTTTTATTTCTGACTATAAAGGAATTTTAGAAAAGATGAAAAGCGCCTTAGAAAATTTAGAACCTACAGAAAATGGATTGATCTCGCAGAATTTTTTAGAGCATGAACTTATAGACGGAATCTCCAAGGCTGAATCATTAACAGCTAAACTAACCGATAAGGCGAACCAAACTGCCCAAACCGTCAGTCATATTGCAAACTTGCCTGCCCTAGATGACACTGCTGTTCATGAAAATACAAAAAAAGCCGAGAGACAAATTAACGAAACAATTGAAAAGCTACACACCTTTGATCGTGAACAAGCAGCAGCCTTAACAACAGCTGAACAAGACTTAACCACAATGAAACAATACATCGACCAGCTTAAGCAAATGTATACAGGGCCAAAAATCGAAATCTCTACCTATCAGAGCGGAGCAATTTTTGAACCTCAACCTACATCAGTTGTGAACCAAGCCACCCCTGAGTTCCAGAGTAAATTGCAAAATCCTGATAAAACCCCCATAGGAAAAATGCTCAAGCGCTTTAGTGAAAAAGACGAAAAGGGGAAAGTTGATGATGTCACAAAAGAAGAGCTCCCGTTTGAAATCGACTGGATGTACCCTATAGGAAGTGCAGGAAGTGCTTACGGTACAGCTACTGCTGTTAAAGACTTTGGAACAAGTGTAAAACATGTCACCAAGGATGGAGTTAGTATAAAGAAAACAAAAAAGACATTGAAAAACGGACAGACAATTAGAGGTTATAAAGTAGAAAACGGGAAAGTAATTAATATAAAAGGGAAAAATTATCCGGATTCTTGGACTAACTCTCAATTGAAAGCAGGACATACACCCGAAATTGCAAGACAAACCAAAGTCCCTTCAGCTGTAAAAGGCGCAATGAAAAGTAAACTAGGTTGGGCCGGCGTAGCAATTACTACAGGGGAAGACTTGATAAATAATATAAATGATCCTAATGCTTCAGTCGAGAAGACAGTAGGAGATGTTGGGGTTGATGTTGGAATTGGGGCTGTTACTCTAGGAGTTGGAGCTGGAGTTGGCGCACTATTTGTTGGAACTGTAGGTCTTCCTGTAGTAGCTGCTGCTGGAATAGGGTTTATTGCCTCTATAGGTGTCTCTGAATTACTTGGCGGATTTAAATGGGGAAAGGACAAGAAGAGTGTGACTGATATGGCTAAAGATACTGTAGAATCCGGACTAAAAACGGTAGCTGGTTGGTTTAAATAG
- a CDS encoding DUF5344 family protein, which translates to MSLEVKVKTDEVKQAISKLKGSNHGKSFNIPANISGQNHLDVLTKIESINKELEGLTKVYTSTLTKQSIQTEQAIEALQHTDETLASSIKTQ; encoded by the coding sequence ATGAGTCTAGAAGTGAAAGTCAAAACCGATGAAGTCAAACAGGCAATTTCTAAGTTAAAAGGCTCTAACCACGGAAAGAGTTTCAACATTCCGGCAAATATAAGCGGTCAAAACCACCTAGATGTTCTGACTAAAATTGAAAGCATTAATAAAGAATTAGAAGGTTTAACAAAAGTATATACTTCGACCCTGACTAAACAATCCATACAAACTGAACAAGCCATTGAAGCACTACAGCATACTGATGAAACGCTGGCTTCCTCTATAAAAACCCAATAA
- a CDS encoding YwqH-like family protein, producing the protein MLMMEKVSLYAMQGTLSVKKDHLVQLKSCKTELKSIKEEFIDSKDTMKNPKLSANTWQGSLADSFTETRNEIKTAYHDIEFNQFNNLLDKLNEHITSIQGEIDTLGKEISSLKGKIERLEKEEKESHQ; encoded by the coding sequence ATGTTAATGATGGAGAAGGTCTCATTATATGCTATGCAAGGCACATTAAGTGTTAAAAAGGACCACTTGGTTCAGCTCAAGTCCTGCAAAACGGAGTTAAAAAGCATAAAAGAGGAATTTATCGACTCAAAAGATACAATGAAAAATCCGAAGCTCTCAGCTAATACTTGGCAGGGCAGTCTTGCTGACTCATTTACAGAAACGAGAAATGAAATTAAAACAGCTTATCATGATATCGAATTCAATCAATTCAATAATTTATTAGATAAGTTAAATGAACATATCACATCAATTCAAGGTGAGATCGATACGCTTGGCAAAGAGATTAGCTCATTAAAAGGAAAAATTGAAAGATTGGAAAAGGAAGAGAAAGAGTCTCATCAGTAA
- a CDS encoding MFS transporter, whose translation MTEEVFIMSQERVKRPGHTRWYISSLLSGIIILNYFDRVAISVAAPAIQDSFHLTATELGIVFSIYTYSYTLMQLPVGSLLDRFGVAWVTRIGMTIWSLLTILLAFLQGKLLLYLFRFLIGLTSASAFPAASKATAQWFPPSERGLANSLFDSAAKFSNVIGAPLVAFLVTAFDWRVAFLTIGCINVLFTIFFWQYYEQPERHKRISKGELNYIQKHNSITTEQIPYKTGPLLKKLFSNRKVWGLMIGFTGYGYTFNLLLTWLPTFFKHTYGMDIMSSGLFTAVPWLISTISGIVVGGWLVDYFIKKGYPNTKVYRTVIIVGMSFGFFFLGSILTNNITVAIICISIGLAGISATAPVGWSISAELAPIGSVSMLSSMVNLANNLFGGIIAASLTGYLVDVTGSFTLSFLVAGLVLLIGLIFYVFVLGDVKRIKLE comes from the coding sequence ATGACAGAGGAGGTTTTCATCATGAGTCAAGAGCGCGTGAAACGGCCTGGACATACCAGATGGTACATATCTTCGTTACTCAGCGGCATTATTATTCTTAATTATTTTGACCGAGTGGCCATCTCTGTAGCGGCCCCTGCGATACAAGATTCGTTTCACCTTACAGCAACCGAACTCGGCATCGTGTTTTCCATTTACACTTATTCCTATACACTGATGCAACTGCCTGTCGGCAGTTTGCTGGATCGGTTTGGCGTGGCGTGGGTCACGAGGATTGGAATGACCATATGGAGTCTTTTAACCATCCTCCTTGCTTTTTTGCAAGGAAAATTACTGTTGTATCTATTTCGCTTTCTCATTGGGCTGACGAGCGCCTCCGCGTTCCCTGCCGCTTCTAAGGCAACCGCTCAATGGTTTCCTCCAAGTGAGCGGGGGTTGGCAAACTCACTGTTCGACTCGGCCGCCAAGTTTTCAAACGTGATCGGCGCGCCATTGGTCGCCTTTCTCGTCACTGCGTTTGACTGGCGTGTCGCTTTTTTGACGATTGGATGCATCAATGTGCTGTTTACAATCTTTTTCTGGCAGTATTATGAGCAGCCTGAACGACACAAACGCATTTCCAAAGGTGAGCTAAACTATATCCAAAAACACAATTCAATCACAACAGAGCAAATCCCTTATAAAACGGGTCCGCTATTAAAAAAGCTATTCTCCAACCGGAAAGTATGGGGCTTAATGATCGGATTTACAGGGTACGGCTATACATTCAACCTGCTGCTTACCTGGCTTCCGACTTTCTTTAAACATACATACGGAATGGATATCATGTCGTCCGGTTTATTTACGGCTGTACCATGGCTGATCTCAACCATTTCCGGAATTGTCGTCGGCGGCTGGCTCGTCGATTACTTTATTAAGAAAGGTTATCCCAACACCAAAGTATACCGAACCGTAATCATTGTCGGAATGAGTTTCGGCTTTTTCTTTTTAGGCTCCATTCTGACGAACAATATCACCGTCGCGATTATCTGCATTTCAATCGGACTCGCCGGCATTTCCGCAACCGCTCCAGTCGGCTGGTCCATCTCCGCAGAGCTCGCGCCGATCGGTTCCGTGTCCATGCTAAGCTCTATGGTGAACCTGGCAAACAACCTGTTTGGAGGCATTATCGCTGCTTCGCTGACAGGATATTTGGTTGATGTGACAGGCTCCTTTACGCTCAGCTTTCTGGTAGCCGGGCTGGTATTGCTAATAGGCCTGATTTTTTATGTATTTGTTCTAGGGGATGTGAAAAGGATTAAACTGGAATAG
- a CDS encoding DUF6376 family protein: MKIMLTVVAGVELLSAGGCGMLDQVTDGLNYTSEATGYVEKVKTFAEEAPELAEQAVNDAEAKEKLEAQLETIQQAAADFNELTPPDAAAEIHQTIQEHNETLQKSAEDVLKQVEEGKVSLEELEQSDIVQNAKQITDVMGQIEKLGE; this comes from the coding sequence ATGAAAATCATGTTGACTGTTGTTGCCGGAGTGGAGCTTTTGAGTGCAGGTGGATGCGGTATGCTTGATCAGGTGACTGACGGATTGAATTATACGAGTGAAGCGACGGGCTATGTGGAGAAGGTGAAGACATTTGCAGAGGAGGCGCCTGAATTGGCTGAACAAGCTGTAAATGACGCGGAGGCGAAAGAAAAACTTGAAGCGCAGCTTGAAACGATTCAGCAGGCTGCCGCTGATTTTAATGAATTAACACCGCCCGATGCCGCCGCGGAGATCCATCAAACCATTCAGGAGCATAATGAAACGTTGCAGAAAAGTGCTGAAGATGTATTGAAACAAGTGGAGGAAGGCAAAGTATCGCTTGAGGAATTGGAGCAGTCCGACATTGTCCAAAACGCAAAGCAAATCACCGATGTGATGGGACAGATTGAAAAGCTTGGCGAATAA
- a CDS encoding manganese-dependent inorganic pyrophosphatase → MEKILIFGHQNPDTDTICSAIAYADLKNKLGFNAEPVRLGQVNGETQYALDYFKQESPRLVETAANEVNGVILVDHNERQQSIKDIEDVQVLEVIDHHRIANFETAEPLYYRAEPVGCTATILNKMYKENNVKIEKEIAGLMLSAIISDSLLFKSPTCTDQDVAAAKELAEIAGVDAEEYGLNMLKAGADLSKKTVEELISLDAKEFTLGSKKVEIAQVNTVDIEDVKKRQAELEAAISAVVAEKNLDLFLLVITDILENDSLALAIGNEAAKVEKAFNVTLENNTALLKGVVSRKKQVVPVLTDAMAD, encoded by the coding sequence ATGGAAAAGATACTTATTTTTGGACACCAAAACCCAGACACAGATACGATTTGTTCTGCGATTGCTTATGCTGATTTGAAAAACAAACTTGGCTTCAATGCTGAACCAGTCCGTCTCGGACAAGTTAACGGAGAAACACAATACGCGCTTGACTATTTCAAACAAGAAAGCCCGCGTCTTGTTGAAACAGCTGCTAACGAAGTAAACGGTGTTATCCTGGTTGACCATAACGAACGCCAGCAAAGCATCAAGGACATTGAAGATGTTCAGGTTCTTGAAGTGATCGACCACCACCGCATCGCTAACTTTGAAACAGCTGAGCCGCTTTACTATCGCGCTGAGCCTGTAGGCTGCACGGCTACAATCTTAAACAAAATGTACAAAGAAAATAACGTGAAGATCGAAAAAGAAATTGCCGGCCTGATGCTGTCAGCGATCATTTCCGATTCTCTGTTATTCAAATCTCCTACTTGCACAGACCAAGACGTAGCTGCTGCAAAAGAGCTTGCTGAAATCGCCGGCGTAGATGCAGAAGAATACGGCTTGAACATGCTAAAAGCTGGTGCTGACTTAAGCAAAAAAACAGTCGAAGAACTGATTTCTCTTGATGCCAAAGAATTTACACTCGGCAGCAAAAAAGTCGAAATCGCACAAGTGAATACAGTGGACATTGAAGATGTGAAAAAACGCCAAGCTGAATTAGAAGCTGCGATTTCTGCCGTTGTGGCCGAAAAGAACCTTGACCTATTCCTTCTTGTCATTACAGACATCTTAGAAAATGATTCACTTGCCCTTGCGATCGGTAACGAAGCAGCGAAAGTGGAAAAAGCGTTCAACGTTACATTAGAAAACAACACAGCCCTCTTAAAAGGCGTTGTTTCTCGTAAAAAACAAGTCGTCCCTGTCTTAACTGACGCAATGGCTGACTAA
- the hypR gene encoding transcriptional regulator HypR → MSEKKNKYPNKEGCPVEFTLDVIGGKWKGILFYHMIDGKKRFNEFRRICPSITQRMLTLQLRELEADGIVHREVYHQVPPKVEYSLTEFGRTLEPIVLQMKEWGESNRDVLESYRSNGMLKDQHK, encoded by the coding sequence ATGAGTGAAAAAAAGAATAAATACCCGAACAAAGAAGGCTGTCCAGTTGAATTTACGCTAGATGTCATTGGCGGAAAGTGGAAAGGAATTCTTTTTTATCACATGATAGATGGCAAGAAGCGGTTTAATGAGTTTCGCCGGATCTGCCCGAGTATCACCCAAAGAATGCTCACTCTTCAGCTGCGGGAGCTGGAAGCGGATGGCATCGTGCATCGTGAGGTATACCATCAGGTGCCGCCAAAGGTTGAATACTCTCTGACGGAATTCGGGCGAACGCTGGAACCAATCGTGTTGCAAATGAAAGAGTGGGGAGAATCTAACAGAGATGTGCTGGAATCTTATCGTTCGAACGGCATGCTGAAGGATCAGCACAAATAG
- a CDS encoding spore coat protein produces the protein MDERRTLAWHETLELHELVAFQSIGLIKLKKMIKEVRDPQLKQLYAVSIQAIEQNLRELLPFFPQAPMARDDEEERADNPFYSGDLLVLAKTSVRNYAIAITETATPQLRNVLVKQLNAAIKWHAQVFQYMYQHGYYPAYNLSELLKNDVRNANKALSMK, from the coding sequence ATGGATGAACGCAGAACATTGGCTTGGCATGAAACATTAGAGTTGCATGAGCTGGTCGCTTTTCAGTCAATCGGACTCATTAAACTGAAGAAAATGATAAAGGAAGTAAGAGATCCCCAGCTTAAACAGCTTTATGCCGTATCCATACAAGCCATAGAGCAAAATCTAAGAGAGCTTCTCCCATTCTTCCCACAAGCACCGATGGCTCGTGATGACGAGGAAGAACGCGCGGATAACCCATTCTACAGCGGCGACCTGCTTGTTCTTGCCAAAACATCAGTCCGCAACTACGCGATCGCCATCACTGAAACAGCGACACCTCAATTAAGAAATGTGCTTGTCAAACAGCTCAACGCAGCCATTAAGTGGCATGCGCAAGTATTCCAATACATGTATCAGCACGGATACTATCCAGCCTACAACCTTTCTGAACTATTGAAAAATGATGTCAGAAACGCCAACAAAGCTCTTTCAATGAAATAA
- a CDS encoding YybS family protein, with amino-acid sequence MKQTRALMEGAVLISLFAIITLLVVYVPVIGTILFLAMPLPLILYTIRHGLKLGMWMGAVSLPVVFIVGSFNGLILAFMSACAGIAMGHFFKKKEPGNAIISGALIYMLCIVFYFVISIQFLGINIIDEAMIQYRQTLDMVGTVVKQSGNAEQLDKQLKLMEEQMGIVQYLFPTAIVMVGAIFSFLSYLIAKPLLRRFSPDIPNLKPFRELKFPQSVVVLYLMIVLLSFLPLEKGQMLYSIALNGEFILGFLIFIQGLSFIFFYCHKKQYPKAAAVIAVILGLMHPIFMAAIRILGVIDIGFHIRKKVK; translated from the coding sequence GTGAAACAAACGAGAGCATTAATGGAAGGTGCTGTTTTAATCAGTCTTTTTGCGATCATCACGCTTTTGGTCGTATATGTACCTGTGATCGGAACAATTCTGTTTTTGGCAATGCCTCTGCCCTTGATCCTGTATACGATCAGACATGGATTGAAATTAGGGATGTGGATGGGCGCTGTCAGTCTTCCGGTTGTTTTTATTGTCGGGTCTTTCAACGGACTTATTTTAGCTTTTATGTCAGCTTGCGCTGGCATTGCCATGGGGCACTTTTTCAAGAAGAAAGAACCCGGGAACGCCATCATTTCGGGCGCTCTTATTTATATGCTTTGTATTGTCTTCTATTTTGTGATAAGCATTCAGTTTTTGGGTATCAATATCATTGATGAAGCAATGATACAATACCGGCAGACTCTTGATATGGTAGGAACGGTAGTGAAGCAGTCGGGCAATGCTGAACAGCTTGATAAGCAATTGAAACTGATGGAAGAACAAATGGGTATCGTTCAATATCTTTTTCCAACAGCTATTGTGATGGTCGGAGCTATTTTTTCTTTCCTCAGTTACCTTATCGCTAAGCCGCTCTTAAGGCGATTCTCCCCCGATATTCCTAATCTAAAGCCTTTTAGAGAGTTGAAGTTTCCACAAAGTGTTGTAGTGCTGTATTTAATGATTGTGTTGCTTTCATTTTTGCCTTTAGAAAAGGGCCAAATGCTGTACTCTATCGCTTTAAATGGGGAGTTTATACTCGGGTTTCTGATTTTCATCCAAGGTTTATCATTTATCTTTTTCTATTGCCATAAAAAACAATATCCGAAGGCTGCGGCAGTGATTGCAGTGATTCTTGGGCTGATGCATCCGATTTTTATGGCAGCGATTCGCATTTTAGGCGTAATAGATATAGGCTTTCATATAAGGAAAAAGGTGAAGTGA
- the gdpP gene encoding cyclic-di-AMP phosphodiesterase GdpP has translation MPSFYEKPLFRYPIYAMIALSIITILISFYFNWILGTVEVLLLAVILFFIKRADSLIRQEIDAYISTLSYRLKKVGEEALMEMPIGIMLFNDQYYIEWANPFLSSCFNESTLVGRSLYDTCESVVPLIKQEVESETVTLNDRKFKVVIKRDERLLYFFDVTEQIQIEKLYENERTVLAYIFLDNYDDVTQGLDDQTRSTMNSQVTSLLNAWAQEYGIFLKRTSSERFIAVLNEHILTKLENSKFSILDEVREKTSFDGVALTLSVGVGASVSSLKELGDLAQSSLDLALGRGGDQVAIKLPNGKVKFYGGKTNPMEKRTRVRARVISHALKEIVSESSNVIIMGHKFPDMDSIGAAIGILKVAQANNKDGFIVIDPNQIGSSVQRLIEEIKKYEELWSRFITPEEAMEISNDDTLLVIVDTHKPSLVMEERLVNKIEHVVVIDHHRRGEEFIRDPLLVYMEPYASSTAELVTELLEYQPKRLKINMIEATALLAGIIVDTKSFSLRTGSRTFDAASYLRAKGADTVLVQKFLKETVDSYIKRAKLIQHTVLYKENIAIASLPENEEEYFDQVLIAQAADSLLSMSEVEASFAVARRDEQTVCISARSLGEVNVQIIMEALEGGGHLTNAATQLSGISVTEALERLKHAIDEYFEGGVQR, from the coding sequence TTGCCAAGCTTTTATGAAAAACCGCTGTTTCGGTATCCCATCTATGCAATGATTGCTCTGTCAATCATTACAATCCTCATCAGCTTTTATTTTAACTGGATATTAGGAACCGTCGAAGTGCTGCTGCTTGCAGTTATTTTGTTTTTTATTAAACGCGCTGATTCTCTTATTCGACAAGAGATTGATGCTTATATTTCTACGTTATCCTACAGGTTGAAAAAAGTCGGTGAAGAGGCATTGATGGAAATGCCGATTGGCATCATGCTTTTTAATGACCAATATTATATAGAATGGGCAAATCCGTTTCTTTCTTCTTGCTTTAATGAAAGCACATTAGTGGGGAGATCACTTTACGACACTTGTGAATCGGTTGTGCCGCTCATCAAACAAGAGGTGGAATCGGAAACGGTTACATTGAATGACCGCAAGTTTAAGGTTGTCATCAAACGGGATGAGCGCTTGCTGTATTTCTTTGATGTAACAGAACAAATCCAGATTGAAAAGCTTTATGAAAACGAAAGAACCGTGCTGGCGTATATTTTCCTTGATAACTATGATGATGTGACACAAGGATTGGATGACCAGACGAGAAGCACGATGAACAGCCAGGTGACATCTTTGCTGAACGCTTGGGCGCAGGAGTATGGGATCTTCCTGAAAAGGACGTCTTCAGAACGCTTTATCGCTGTGCTTAATGAACATATCTTAACGAAACTCGAAAATTCGAAGTTTTCGATTCTTGATGAGGTGCGGGAAAAAACCTCATTTGATGGCGTTGCGCTGACGTTGAGCGTTGGTGTCGGGGCTTCAGTCTCCTCGCTGAAAGAACTTGGCGATTTGGCGCAATCCAGCTTGGACTTGGCGCTGGGGCGCGGCGGAGACCAAGTAGCCATTAAGCTGCCGAACGGCAAGGTGAAGTTTTACGGAGGTAAAACAAACCCGATGGAGAAACGAACAAGGGTGCGGGCCCGCGTCATTTCTCACGCCTTAAAAGAAATCGTCTCTGAAAGCAGCAATGTCATTATCATGGGGCATAAATTCCCCGACATGGATTCTATCGGCGCGGCGATCGGGATTTTAAAGGTCGCACAGGCAAATAACAAAGATGGTTTTATCGTGATTGATCCAAATCAAATCGGATCAAGTGTCCAGCGCTTGATTGAAGAAATCAAAAAATATGAAGAATTGTGGTCAAGGTTTATTACGCCTGAAGAAGCGATGGAAATTTCCAATGATGACACGCTGCTTGTGATCGTTGATACACATAAGCCGTCACTTGTCATGGAGGAACGGCTGGTCAATAAAATTGAACATGTCGTGGTCATCGACCATCACCGCAGGGGTGAGGAGTTTATCAGAGATCCGTTGCTCGTTTATATGGAGCCGTACGCTTCTTCGACAGCGGAATTGGTGACTGAGCTGCTTGAATATCAGCCGAAGCGCTTAAAAATCAATATGATTGAAGCAACAGCCCTATTAGCTGGTATAATAGTGGATACAAAGAGCTTTTCTCTCCGCACGGGCTCGCGGACTTTTGATGCGGCTTCTTATTTAAGGGCTAAAGGCGCCGACACGGTGCTTGTGCAGAAGTTCCTGAAAGAAACCGTTGATTCCTATATTAAACGGGCAAAGCTGATCCAGCATACGGTCCTTTATAAAGAGAACATTGCGATTGCTTCTCTTCCTGAAAATGAGGAGGAATACTTCGATCAAGTGCTGATTGCGCAGGCAGCTGATTCATTGCTGTCGATGAGTGAGGTTGAGGCTTCATTTGCTGTCGCGAGACGAGATGAACAAACCGTTTGCATCAGTGCGCGGTCACTTGGCGAGGTCAATGTTCAGATCATCATGGAGGCGCTGGAAGGCGGAGGACATTTAACAAATGCGGCGACTCAGTTGTCCGGCATTTCAGTAACGGAAGCGCTGGAACGGCTGAAGCACGCCATAGATGAGTATTTTGAGGGAGGCGTACAGAGATGA